The proteins below are encoded in one region of Holophagaceae bacterium:
- a CDS encoding MdtA/MuxA family multidrug efflux RND transporter periplasmic adaptor subunit has translation MDASFPNSTPTLETGQSSAPFLKRWRLWLLVGGVAVVSTVILLSRSTKTTAASAATGAGRAVPVVAAKARKGDMAVSLTGLGTVTALNTVTVRSRVDGQLVQVHFTEGQAVRQGELLAEIDPRPFQVQLMQAEGQMAKDEAAFKNASMDQERFRSLVQQGILPKQQLDAQTSTVNQVEGALKSDKAQVESAKLNLTFSRITAPISGRVGLRLVDPGNMVRASDPTGLAVIAPIQPINIVFTIPADSIQRVMAQNRKGVRLPVEAWDRDLKSRLASGSLAAIDNQVDTTTGTVKLKALFANEDAALFPNQFVNARLKVDTVRDTVIIPTAAVQRSPQGAFVYVIKADNTVEMRPIEVQGTEGDDTAVKRGLEAGELVVTDGLEKLRPGSKVSLPKAEGVVPGKGK, from the coding sequence CCACAGTCATCCTCCTATCTCGTTCCACGAAGACTACCGCCGCCAGCGCCGCTACGGGGGCGGGCCGCGCGGTGCCTGTGGTGGCCGCCAAGGCCCGGAAGGGCGACATGGCCGTGAGCCTCACGGGACTTGGCACCGTCACCGCCTTGAATACCGTCACGGTCCGCAGCCGGGTGGACGGGCAGCTGGTCCAGGTTCACTTCACTGAAGGCCAGGCGGTGCGCCAAGGAGAGCTTCTCGCAGAGATCGATCCCCGGCCTTTCCAGGTCCAGCTCATGCAAGCCGAGGGACAGATGGCGAAGGACGAGGCCGCTTTCAAGAACGCCAGCATGGACCAGGAGCGGTTCCGCAGCCTGGTGCAGCAGGGCATCCTCCCAAAACAGCAATTGGATGCCCAAACCTCCACCGTGAACCAGGTGGAGGGCGCCCTGAAATCCGACAAGGCCCAGGTGGAGAGCGCCAAGCTCAACCTGACATTCAGCCGCATCACTGCTCCCATCTCGGGGCGCGTGGGCCTGAGGCTCGTAGATCCAGGCAACATGGTGCGCGCTTCGGATCCCACAGGCCTGGCGGTCATCGCCCCCATCCAGCCCATCAACATCGTCTTCACCATTCCGGCCGACAGCATCCAGAGAGTGATGGCGCAAAACCGCAAGGGAGTTCGTCTCCCAGTGGAGGCCTGGGACCGGGATCTAAAATCCCGGCTCGCTTCTGGTTCGCTTGCCGCCATCGACAACCAGGTGGACACCACGACAGGAACGGTAAAACTCAAAGCGCTCTTCGCCAACGAGGACGCAGCTCTCTTTCCCAACCAGTTCGTCAACGCGCGGCTGAAAGTGGACACGGTCCGCGACACCGTGATCATTCCCACCGCTGCGGTCCAGCGCAGCCCCCAAGGGGCCTTCGTCTATGTCATCAAGGCCGACAACACCGTGGAGATGAGGCCCATCGAAGTGCAGGGCACCGAAGGGGATGACACGGCGGTGAAGCGCGGCCTGGAAGCAGGTGAGTTGGTGGTGACCGACGGGCTTGAGAAGCTGAGGCCCGGCAGCAAGGTGAGCCTTCCGAAAGCAGAGGGCGTGGTTCCAGGAAAAGGCAAGTAG